AGTGATTGGCTCCAGCACTATGAATAACTATGTAATTTTCGCCAAACCGCTCCTAACTAAGGTTAAATCACTAATGTGTAATCAGTGATAGTGATACCAAGGATAGAGAGTATACAAGTAAGGATAGAGAGTACATAAGTGTACATAAGTACAGAGGAGAAAAACTATGCGCCAGTTAAACTTTATTGTAATTTTTGCGGTAGCCCTGATTTTGGTGCTATTTGCCCTCGAAAACACCGATCCGGTCAGTATTCAAATCGTGCCCGGTAAAAGCGTAAGTGCGCCGCTAGCAGTGGAATTAATCATTGCTATGGGGATTGGCGCGGTGATCGCCTGGTTCTTTAGCGTTTGGTCAAATATGCAAAAGGTAATTGAAATGCAGCCAGCCAACGAAAAGATCCAGAACATGGAGCAGGAGCTAACCGAAATGAGCATGATCATAAGTGATCAAAAGCAACTTGGGGCTGCCATTGATGTTGAAGTAGAAGAGAAAGAGAAACTTACCTAGTTGATCGTTTCTGGTTGATTAATCGCTAAATTAATAGTTAATCAATTCAATCAATTCAATCAATTCAATCAATTAATTGCTATATGCTAAGGCTT
The sequence above is a segment of the Pseudanabaena sp. PCC 7367 genome. Coding sequences within it:
- a CDS encoding LapA family protein; translated protein: MRQLNFIVIFAVALILVLFALENTDPVSIQIVPGKSVSAPLAVELIIAMGIGAVIAWFFSVWSNMQKVIEMQPANEKIQNMEQELTEMSMIISDQKQLGAAIDVEVEEKEKLT